DNA sequence from the Maribacter dokdonensis DSW-8 genome:
AATAAATACAGATTCGAACAACACCAATTTTATAATGGACCAAGGTTCTGCTCCCAAAGCTTTACGTACTCCGATCTCTTTGGTACGTTCCTTAATAATAAACACCATGATATTACCGATACCTACAATACCTGACAATAGGATCAAAAGCCCAACGATGATTACCGCAATGTCCAAACCTCCTGTAAAGTTGCTGATGTCTTCAAAAACCTCTGCGTAATTAAAAATTCTAATGCCTGCTTGGTCTTGTGGTGCAATTTTGAACCTTCTTCTAAAAACATTTTCCAATCTATCTGAAAAAGCCAAAGCCTCGGTCAAATCATAATTTGGGTTATAGGTCAATGCAATTTGATCAATATGGTCTGTTTGACCGTACATTTTCTGGTAGGTACTGGTTGGCGCATAGATATTGCGTTCTGCATTGTCATCACCATCATCTGTAAATGTACCGATGACCCTAAAAGGCAAACCGTTGAACTCAACAAATTTTCCTATAGCATCTTCGTTCTTAAACAAATCTTCTTCTACCTTTCTTCCTATTACAGCTACTTTAGAGGCATTGATCAAGTCATTGGTATTAATGAACCTACCTTTATTGACTATGGTCTTTTCTATAGCTTGATGATCCGGGTAAACCGCTTGAATATTGTAACTACCCGTTTCACTTTTATATCGTGCCGATGTATTTTGATAAACCCTAGGACTTATATATTCAATGTCATTTGGAAAGCTTCTTTTGATATATTCAATATCATCATTGGTCATTTGAATTCTTCTACCCGCCTCAAATCCGCCATAAGCCAAAGATGTAGTACCGGTCCTCACAAAAATGGAATTTGTA
Encoded proteins:
- a CDS encoding ABC transporter permease gives rise to the protein MFDRDIWQEIYHSISNNKLRTFLTGFSVGWGIFILVLLLASVKGMQNGFTLQFSDDATNSIFVRTGTTSLAYGGFEAGRRIQMTNDDIEYIKRSFPNDIEYISPRVYQNTSARYKSETGSYNIQAVYPDHQAIEKTIVNKGRFINTNDLINASKVAVIGRKVEEDLFKNEDAIGKFVEFNGLPFRVIGTFTDDGDDNAERNIYAPTSTYQKMYGQTDHIDQIALTYNPNYDLTEALAFSDRLENVFRRRFKIAPQDQAGIRIFNYAEVFEDISNFTGGLDIAVIIVGLLILLSGIVGIGNIMVFIIKERTKEIGVRKALGAEPWSIIKLVLFESVFITALSGFIGLGIATGLLAAIGPSIKTGAFANPSVSMSMVVTATVILVVAGVLAGLIPAMKAAKVKPIVALTDK